One window of the Rhipicephalus sanguineus isolate Rsan-2018 chromosome 2, BIME_Rsan_1.4, whole genome shotgun sequence genome contains the following:
- the LOC119381038 gene encoding putative nuclease HARBI1 codes for MAVALMRRRRQQREPDDAFDMTDDEFRRHFRLSKETVRWLCGQLAEELEGVRATRLSVEQKMCALRFFATGSFQGSVGSETIHMAQSTVSECVERVAQAIVKVGARSGWVRFPTTTEEKAAVKEGFLRVGAIPGVIGCIDGTLIGIKAPKGPRKASFMCRKHFYALNVMIICDVAMRILAIDPMRPGSDHDSFVWQTTWLRRRFLAGRIAEPGEYLLGDSGYPLEPWLLIPVSGDPSEHSAEGRFNAEHITMLSTVERCIAMLEARFRCLQRYRTLHHEPERAADIIAACASLHNLCLGEGATEPIDEFEGIEDFFSSSSSSSTSSEDSNGSPIPQGLTRNRATRSYYLRGRAVRDGVIARFGTTRAQHYEYLRRVRRRLQRQQHRW; via the exons ATGGCGGTTGCGCTCATGCGACGCCGGCGACAACAACGCGAGCCCGACGATGCGTTTGACATGACAGATGACGAATTTCGGCGGCATTTTCGACTCTCGAAGGAAACTGTGCGATGGTTGTGTGGTCAACTGGCCGAGGAACTGGAAGGGGTGCGAGCGACGCGGCTCTCAGTGGAACAAAAGATGTGTGCGCTGCGTTTCTTTGCGACCGGGAGCTTCCAAGGTTCCGTCGGGAGCGAGACGATTCACATGGCGCAGTCGACTGTGAGCGAATGCGTCGAACGCGTCGCTCAAGCTATAGTGAAAGTGGGCGCGCGAAGTGGGTGGGTGCGCTTCCCGACGACGACCGAAGAAAAGGCGGCCGTGAAAGAAGGCTTCCTTCGGGTCGGCGCCATTCCGGGAGTGATCGGCTGCATCGACGGCACCCTCATCGGCATCAAGGCGCCCAAGGGACCCCGCAAGGCTTCGTTCATGTGCAGGAAGCACTTCTACGCCCTCAACGTTATGATC ATCTGCGATGTGGCGATGCGGATCCTGGCCATCGACCCTATGCGACCGGGGTCAGACCATGACTCGTTCGTCTGGCAGACGACCTGGCTGCGCCGACGGTTCCTGGCGGGGCGCATTGCAGAGCCAGGCGAATATCTGCTTG GTGACAGTGGCTACCCATTGGAGCCGTGGCTCCTTATCCCGGTCTCTGGCGATCCTTCCGAGCACAGTGCCGAAGGCAGGTTCAACGCTGAGCACATCACCATGCTCTCCACTGTGGAGCGGTGCATTGCCATGCTTGAAGCCCGCTTCCGGTGCTTGCAGCGTTACCGCACCCTCCACCACGAGCCAGAGCGTGCTGCTGACATTATTGCAGCATGTGCTTCCCTTCACAATCTATGCTTAGGTGAGGGGGCCACTGAGCCGATTGATGAGTTTGAAGGCATTGAAGactttttcagcagcagcagcagcagcagcaccagcagcgaAGATTCTAACGGGTCCCCCATCCCACAGGGTTTGACCCGAAACAGGGCCACAAGAAGCTATTATTTAAGAGGGCGCGCAGTACGGGACGGTGTCATTGCGCGCTTTGGCACCACCCGTGCGCAGCACTACGAGTACTTGAGGAGGGTGCGCCGGCGGTTGCAACGCCAACAGCATCGTTGGTAG